Proteins co-encoded in one Nonomuraea helvata genomic window:
- a CDS encoding GatB/YqeY domain-containing protein: protein MSALKDKLKADLTASMKSRDEVRLRTIRMALAAVNVEEVAGKEARELTDDEVIKVLTKEAKKRREAAEAFGNAGRAEQAQAELDEQAVLEEYLPAQLSDEELAAIVDAALAETGAAGPQAMGQVMKVVNPKVAGRAEGGRVAAAVRARLAGK, encoded by the coding sequence ATGAGCGCATTGAAGGACAAGCTGAAGGCCGACCTGACGGCCTCCATGAAGAGCCGCGACGAGGTACGTCTCCGGACGATCCGGATGGCACTGGCCGCGGTGAACGTCGAGGAGGTCGCCGGCAAGGAGGCCAGGGAGCTGACCGACGACGAGGTCATCAAGGTGCTGACCAAGGAGGCCAAGAAGCGCCGGGAGGCGGCCGAGGCGTTCGGGAACGCGGGGCGGGCCGAGCAGGCGCAGGCCGAGCTGGACGAGCAGGCGGTGCTGGAGGAGTACCTGCCGGCGCAGCTCTCCGACGAGGAGCTGGCGGCCATCGTCGACGCCGCCCTCGCGGAGACCGGCGCTGCCGGGCCGCAGGCCATGGGGCAGGTCATGAAGGTCGTCAACCCGAAGGTCGCGGGGCGGGCCGAGGGCGGCCGCGTCGCCGCCGCCGTCCGCGCCCGGCTGGCGGGCAAGTAG
- a CDS encoding metallophosphoesterase encodes MLGLGLAGLGYASVVERNWFRLRRFDVPVLERGQRPVRILHLSDLHLTPRRTMLINWVRSLGPLKPDLVVNTGDSIAHPDAVPSLLHALEPLLSRPGLFVYGSNDLYAPKPKNPARYLWRTSKNERRQHIPSLPWEELGAGMAAEGWLDMNNTTARIKVGDLDVAVAGIHDSHISRDRYDLVAGPAPADADLRLGVMHSPEPRNMTRFAEDGYQLLLAGHTHGGQLCIPFYGALVTNCGIDRARVKGLSRHDSSWLHVSAGLGTSPYAPARFACFPEASLLTLVPRR; translated from the coding sequence ATGCTTGGTCTCGGCCTCGCCGGGCTGGGTTACGCCTCCGTGGTGGAGCGCAACTGGTTCCGCCTGCGTCGCTTCGACGTGCCCGTGCTGGAGCGCGGCCAGCGTCCCGTACGCATTCTCCACCTCTCCGACCTGCATCTGACGCCCCGCCGTACGATGCTCATCAACTGGGTCCGCTCCCTGGGCCCGCTGAAGCCGGACCTGGTGGTCAACACCGGAGACTCGATCGCCCACCCGGACGCTGTCCCCTCGCTCCTGCACGCCCTGGAGCCCCTGCTGTCCCGCCCGGGCCTGTTCGTCTACGGCTCCAACGACCTGTACGCCCCGAAGCCGAAAAACCCGGCCCGCTACCTCTGGCGCACCTCCAAGAACGAGCGCCGCCAGCACATCCCCTCCCTGCCCTGGGAGGAGCTGGGAGCGGGCATGGCGGCCGAGGGCTGGCTCGACATGAACAACACCACGGCCCGCATCAAGGTGGGCGACCTGGACGTGGCGGTGGCGGGCATCCACGACTCCCACATCTCCCGCGACCGCTACGACCTCGTGGCCGGCCCCGCTCCGGCGGACGCCGACCTCCGCCTGGGCGTCATGCACTCGCCCGAGCCCCGCAACATGACCCGTTTCGCCGAGGACGGCTACCAGCTCCTGCTCGCCGGCCACACGCACGGCGGCCAGCTCTGCATCCCGTTCTACGGCGCCCTGGTCACCAACTGCGGCATCGACCGGGCCAGGGTCAAGGGCCTGAGCCGCCACGACAGCTCCTGGCTCCACGTCTCCGCGGGCCTCGGCACCTCCCCGTACGCCCCGGCCCGTTTCGCCTGTTTCCCGGAGGCATCGCTACTCACCCTCGTTCCGCGCCGTTGA